A single Fundulus heteroclitus isolate FHET01 chromosome 4, MU-UCD_Fhet_4.1, whole genome shotgun sequence DNA region contains:
- the LOC118562797 gene encoding struthiocalcin-1-like: MASQNCDTRLPFLCISDNMVLVKENKNWEEALEHCRGLRSSTNNVRYDLLSLQPEDQQDLIMNKVMQADTDEVWTGLCFLAGEWLWVNGADMLHTDLPLCPAPRQHCGILSKNSTGGMEARDCSERKNFICYSYTT, from the exons TCTACCGTTCCTCTGCATCTCAGACAATATGGTCCTGGTAAAGGAGAACAAGAACTGGGAGGAGGCGCTGGAACACTGCAGAGGCCTACGTTCATCCACAAACAATGTTCGCTACGATCTCCTCAGCCTGCAGCCTGAAGACCAACAGGACCTCATTATGAACAAGGTCATGCAGGCTGACACTGACGAG GTGTGGACCGGCCTGTGTTTCCTGGCCGGTGAGTGGCTGTGGGTGAACGGAGCAGATATGCTGCACACCGACCTGCCTCTCTGCCCCGCCCCACGTCAACATTGTGGGATCTTATCCAAGAACAGCACTGGTGGCATGGAGGCTAGAGACTgttcagagagaaaaaacttCATCTGTTACAGCTACACCACCTGA